The following are encoded together in the Streptomyces sp. NBC_01465 genome:
- the ssd gene encoding septum site-determining protein Ssd — MAGSITPDRLSTAGERRGGPLIVTEDAELLDDLLRLCAAAGAEPEVHHGVPDRKGHWEGAPLILVGGDAASRVRGAVRRPGVYLVGKDQDDPDVWRRAVEIGADHVLMLPDAEGWLVERIADVAEGVGKQALTVGVIGGRGGAGASTLACALAVTAARSGQRTMLIDGDPLGGGLDVLLGGEQAKGRRWPDFARSKGRVGGAALEESLPQLHALRVLSWDRKDAVMIAPDAMRTVLAAARRGGGVVVVDLPRRVDESVAEALAQLDLGLLVVPGELRAVAAAGRVASMVSMVLTDLRAVVRGPYGSGLDEEWVARALALPLAGELPVEEGLLEAQGGGAPPGSRVRGPLARFCTAFWEQALAGGGVA; from the coding sequence GTGGCTGGATCCATCACGCCTGATCGTCTGTCGACTGCAGGGGAACGCAGGGGCGGACCACTGATCGTCACCGAGGATGCGGAACTTCTGGACGACCTGCTGCGCCTGTGCGCGGCGGCCGGAGCGGAACCGGAAGTCCATCACGGGGTGCCGGACCGTAAGGGCCACTGGGAGGGTGCGCCGCTGATCCTGGTCGGCGGCGATGCGGCGTCCCGGGTGCGCGGTGCCGTGCGCAGACCCGGGGTGTATCTCGTGGGCAAGGACCAGGACGATCCCGATGTCTGGCGCCGTGCCGTGGAGATCGGCGCCGACCATGTGCTGATGCTTCCCGACGCGGAGGGCTGGCTCGTCGAGCGGATCGCCGATGTGGCCGAGGGGGTCGGGAAGCAGGCGCTGACCGTCGGGGTGATCGGCGGGCGCGGCGGGGCCGGGGCGTCGACGCTCGCCTGCGCGCTGGCGGTCACGGCCGCACGCAGCGGGCAGCGGACCATGCTGATCGACGGGGATCCGCTCGGCGGCGGCCTGGACGTACTTCTCGGCGGAGAGCAGGCGAAAGGGCGGCGGTGGCCGGATTTCGCCCGGTCCAAGGGGCGGGTCGGCGGGGCCGCGCTGGAGGAATCGCTGCCGCAACTTCACGCACTGCGGGTGCTGAGCTGGGATCGCAAGGACGCCGTGATGATCGCGCCGGACGCCATGCGCACGGTGCTGGCGGCCGCGCGCAGGGGCGGCGGGGTGGTCGTGGTGGATCTGCCGCGGCGGGTCGACGAGAGCGTGGCGGAGGCGCTGGCGCAGCTGGATCTGGGGCTGCTCGTGGTGCCGGGAGAGCTGCGGGCGGTCGCGGCGGCCGGGCGGGTCGCCTCGATGGTGTCCATGGTGCTCACGGATCTGCGGGCGGTGGTGCGCGGCCCCTATGGGTCGGGGCTCGACGAGGAGTGGGTCGCCCGCGCGCTGGCGCTTCCCCTCGCGGGTGAACTTCCTGTGGAGGAAGGGCTGTTGGAGGCGCAGGGCGGAGGGGCTCCGCCGGGAAGCCGGGTGCGGGGGCCGCTGGCGCGCTTCTGTACGGCCTTCTGGGAGCAGGCGCTGGCCGGGGGTGGGGTGGCATGA
- a CDS encoding HAD family hydrolase yields MLGVVENHSSPRTAAFFDLDKTVIAKSSTLTFSKSFYQGGLINRRAVLRTAYAQFVFLAGGADHDQMERMREYLSALCKGWNVQQVKEIVAETLHDLIDPIIYDEAASLIEEHHAAGRDVVIVSTSGAEVVEPIGELLGADRVVATRMVVGEDGCFTGEVEYYAYGPTKAEAVKELAASEGYDLARCYAYSDSATDVPMLASVGHPYAVNPDRALRREATARDWPILVFNRPVRLKQRLPGFRIPPRPALVAAAAVGAAAATAGLVWYVNRAGRRRSAFARI; encoded by the coding sequence ATGCTCGGCGTCGTGGAAAACCACTCCTCTCCGCGCACCGCAGCCTTCTTTGACCTCGACAAGACGGTCATCGCCAAATCGTCGACGCTGACCTTCAGCAAGTCCTTCTACCAAGGCGGACTGATCAACCGAAGGGCCGTGCTGCGCACCGCGTACGCACAGTTCGTCTTCCTCGCGGGCGGCGCCGACCACGACCAGATGGAGCGGATGCGCGAGTACCTCTCCGCGCTCTGCAAAGGCTGGAACGTCCAGCAGGTCAAGGAGATCGTCGCCGAGACGCTCCACGACCTCATCGACCCGATCATCTACGACGAGGCGGCCTCCCTCATCGAGGAGCACCACGCCGCGGGCCGCGACGTGGTGATCGTCTCCACCTCCGGCGCCGAGGTCGTCGAGCCGATCGGCGAGCTTCTCGGCGCGGACCGCGTGGTGGCCACACGCATGGTCGTCGGCGAGGACGGCTGCTTCACCGGCGAGGTGGAGTACTACGCCTACGGACCCACCAAGGCGGAGGCCGTCAAGGAACTCGCCGCCTCCGAGGGCTACGACCTGGCGCGCTGTTACGCGTACAGCGACTCCGCCACCGACGTCCCGATGCTCGCCTCCGTCGGCCATCCCTACGCGGTCAACCCCGACCGCGCGCTGCGCCGCGAGGCGACGGCCCGCGACTGGCCGATTCTCGTCTTCAACCGTCCGGTCAGGCTCAAGCAGCGACTGCCCGGCTTCCGGATCCCGCCCCGCCCCGCCCTCGTCGCGGCCGCCGCGGTCGGTGCGGCCGCCGCGACCGCGGGCCTTGTCTGGTACGTGAACCGGGCCGGTCGACGACGCAGTGCATTTGCCCGTATTTGA
- a CDS encoding oxidoreductase, whose product MSTSSTDPLAALGSLPGVGDAVDSVRKAVDQVYGHRVMRRRSNEVTAEAALRGSRGSAALSGADWALEEVRRRTDFSGEAEARTVGAALRLTAEAGQLLSIWRQSPLRVLARLHLVAAGGVTPEDTVGRPRLAGEPVDEPLVELAVPGADEVAGRLDGLAELIIAGSSAPALVTAAVVHGELLALRPFGSYNGLVARAAERIVLIGSGLDPKSICPAEVGHAELGRAAYVAALDGYASGTPEGMAAWIAHCGRAVGLGVRESTAVCEALQRGAA is encoded by the coding sequence ATGAGTACGTCTTCAACGGATCCCCTTGCCGCCCTTGGCTCGCTGCCGGGTGTCGGCGATGCCGTGGACTCCGTACGCAAGGCCGTGGACCAGGTCTACGGGCACCGCGTCATGCGGCGCCGCAGCAACGAGGTGACGGCGGAGGCGGCGCTGCGCGGCTCGCGCGGGTCGGCCGCGCTGTCGGGGGCGGACTGGGCGCTGGAGGAGGTACGGCGGCGTACCGACTTCAGCGGCGAGGCCGAGGCCCGTACGGTCGGCGCCGCCCTGCGGCTGACCGCGGAGGCGGGTCAACTCCTGTCCATCTGGCGGCAGTCGCCGCTGCGGGTCCTGGCCCGGCTGCATCTGGTCGCGGCGGGCGGTGTGACCCCGGAGGACACCGTTGGCCGGCCGCGGCTCGCGGGCGAGCCGGTGGACGAGCCGCTGGTGGAGCTCGCGGTGCCCGGCGCGGACGAGGTCGCGGGCCGGCTGGACGGGCTCGCGGAGCTGATCATCGCGGGGAGCTCGGCGCCGGCGCTGGTCACGGCCGCGGTCGTGCACGGTGAGCTGCTCGCGCTGCGCCCCTTCGGTTCGTACAACGGTCTGGTCGCGCGTGCCGCCGAGCGGATCGTGCTGATCGGCAGCGGGCTCGACCCGAAGTCGATCTGTCCGGCCGAGGTCGGCCACGCGGAGCTGGGGCGGGCGGCGTATGTCGCGGCGCTGGACGGCTATGCGTCGGGGACCCCGGAGGGCATGGCGGCCTGGATCGCGCACTGCGGGCGCGCGGTGGGTCTCGGGGTGCGGGAGTCGACGGCCGTCTGCGAGGCGCTGCAACGGGGCGCGGCCTGA
- a CDS encoding ATP-binding protein: MKIAFVGKGGSGKTTLSSLFIRHLTANEAPVVAVDADINQHLGAALGLGEEEAAALPAMGAHLPLIKDYLRGSNPRIASAETMIKTTPPGEGSRLLRITESNPVYDACARPVQLDDGVIRLMATGPFTESDLGVACYHSKVGAVELCLNHLVDGPEEFMVVDMTAGSDSFASGMFTRFDMTFLVAEPTRKGVSVYRQYKEYARDFGIALKVVGNKVRDEDDLDFLRAEVGEDLLVTVGHSDWVRAMEKGRPPRFELLEADNRLALQALQDAAEDSYENRDWERYTRQMVHFHLKNAESWGNEKTGADLAAQVDPAFMLGEKLLVAHSS, from the coding sequence ATGAAGATCGCTTTCGTGGGGAAGGGCGGCAGCGGGAAGACCACGCTGTCCTCGCTCTTCATCCGCCACCTCACCGCCAACGAAGCCCCCGTCGTCGCCGTCGACGCCGACATCAACCAGCACCTGGGCGCCGCGCTCGGCCTGGGCGAGGAGGAGGCAGCCGCGCTCCCCGCCATGGGCGCGCACCTCCCCCTCATCAAGGACTACCTCCGCGGCTCCAACCCCCGCATCGCCTCCGCCGAGACGATGATCAAGACGACGCCCCCCGGCGAGGGCTCGCGTCTGCTGCGGATCACCGAATCCAATCCGGTCTACGACGCCTGCGCGCGCCCCGTCCAGCTCGACGACGGCGTGATCCGGCTGATGGCGACGGGGCCCTTCACCGAGTCCGACCTGGGCGTGGCCTGCTACCACTCCAAGGTCGGCGCGGTCGAGCTCTGCCTCAACCATCTCGTCGACGGACCCGAGGAGTTCATGGTCGTCGACATGACGGCCGGCTCGGACTCCTTCGCCTCGGGGATGTTCACCCGCTTCGACATGACCTTCCTGGTGGCGGAGCCGACCCGCAAGGGCGTGTCGGTGTACCGCCAGTACAAGGAGTACGCGCGGGACTTCGGGATCGCGCTCAAGGTCGTCGGCAACAAGGTCCGCGACGAGGACGACCTGGACTTCCTGCGCGCGGAGGTCGGCGAGGACCTGCTGGTCACCGTCGGCCACTCGGACTGGGTCCGCGCGATGGAGAAGGGCCGCCCGCCCCGCTTCGAACTCCTGGAGGCCGACAACCGGCTGGCGCTGCAGGCGCTTCAGGACGCGGCGGAGGATTCGTACGAGAACCGCGACTGGGAGCGCTACACCCGCCAGATGGTGCACTTCCACCTGAAGAACGCGGAGAGCTGGGGCAACGAAAAAACGGGGGCCGACCTGGCTGCCCAGGTCGACCCCGCGTTCATGCTCGGCGAGAAACTGCTGGTCGCCCACTCGTCATGA
- a CDS encoding SulP family inorganic anion transporter, translated as MSACAPTRTRSRARLRIPRSQRPHSPPPGGDGDGNGRRPRFRLRIAGADLSASITVFLIAVPMSLGLAVAINAPLEAGLVAAAVGGILAGLLGGSALQVSGPSAGLTVVTAELIQVYGWRTTCAITVCAGLLQVLLGSLRTARSALAVSPAIVHGTLAGIGVAIALAQLHIVLGGTPQSSAVDNALALPSQLARIGPAAPLIGALTIAVLVGWPRLPGRTGKALRKIPAALASVVLATAVAAFAAPGIARVDLPSWSSHALPEMPKGPVLGLITAVFTVMLVASLESLLSAVAIDKLSADRPGATGKRADLDRELRGQGIANAVSGLLGGLPVSGGAVRGTANVRAGATGRASTVLHGVWVLLAAGLLVTVLEWIPLAALAALVMMVGIQMVNFAHIRNVHKHREFLVYVATVSGVVLLGVLQGVVLGIAVAVGVALHRLARTRIVCTEEESGLHRVRARGQLTFLAVPRLSRTLGHIPQGAHVVVELDGSFMDHAAYETLQHWQEAHTAHGGRVEVTGRAGGRIAEPASATQGCCRPWTPWRNHHCDDHHPRQRPASRQLASGVSSFQRNTAPLVREELARLAREGQQPSQLFLTCADSRVVTSMITSSGPGDLFTVRNVGNLVPLPGEEAADDSVAAAIEYAVDVLRVDSITVCGHSGCGAMQALLNASPDAPMTPLRRWLRHGLPSLQRMRSRHHSWARISGRLPADAVEQLCLTNVVQQLEHLRAHESVARRLAEGTLELHGMYFHVAEAQAYLLTDAHVSEPEGIFAQVAPA; from the coding sequence ATGTCTGCCTGCGCCCCCACTCGCACTCGTTCCCGCGCACGTCTGCGCATTCCGCGCTCCCAGCGCCCCCACTCCCCGCCGCCCGGCGGGGACGGCGACGGAAACGGCCGCCGACCGCGCTTCAGGCTCCGTATCGCCGGAGCCGATCTCTCCGCCTCGATCACCGTCTTCCTGATCGCCGTCCCGATGTCTCTGGGGCTCGCGGTCGCCATCAACGCCCCGCTGGAGGCAGGCCTCGTCGCCGCGGCCGTCGGCGGGATCCTCGCCGGACTGCTCGGCGGATCCGCCCTCCAGGTCAGCGGCCCCTCCGCCGGACTGACCGTCGTCACCGCCGAGTTGATCCAGGTGTACGGATGGCGCACCACCTGCGCCATCACCGTCTGCGCCGGTCTGCTCCAGGTCCTCCTCGGCTCGCTGCGCACCGCCCGCAGCGCACTCGCCGTCTCCCCCGCCATCGTGCACGGCACCCTCGCCGGCATCGGCGTCGCCATCGCGCTGGCCCAGCTCCACATCGTCCTCGGCGGCACGCCGCAGAGCTCGGCCGTGGACAACGCACTCGCCCTGCCCAGCCAGTTGGCCCGCATCGGCCCCGCCGCCCCGCTCATCGGGGCGCTCACCATCGCCGTACTGGTGGGCTGGCCGCGCCTTCCCGGCCGTACGGGCAAGGCGCTGCGGAAGATCCCCGCCGCACTCGCCTCGGTCGTCCTGGCCACCGCCGTCGCCGCCTTCGCCGCGCCCGGAATCGCCCGCGTGGACCTGCCGTCCTGGAGTTCGCACGCGCTGCCGGAGATGCCGAAGGGGCCGGTCCTCGGCCTGATCACGGCCGTCTTCACGGTGATGCTGGTGGCCAGCCTGGAGTCGCTGCTCTCCGCGGTGGCCATCGACAAGCTGAGCGCGGACCGCCCCGGCGCCACCGGCAAGCGGGCGGACCTCGACCGCGAGCTGCGCGGACAGGGCATCGCCAACGCCGTCTCCGGGCTGCTCGGCGGACTGCCCGTGTCGGGCGGCGCCGTGCGCGGCACCGCGAACGTACGGGCCGGAGCCACCGGCCGCGCCTCGACCGTGCTCCACGGAGTGTGGGTCCTGCTGGCAGCGGGTCTGCTGGTCACGGTCCTGGAGTGGATCCCGCTCGCCGCGCTGGCGGCGCTCGTGATGATGGTCGGCATCCAGATGGTCAACTTCGCGCACATCCGCAACGTCCACAAGCACCGCGAGTTCCTCGTGTACGTGGCCACGGTCTCCGGGGTCGTGCTGCTCGGTGTCCTGCAGGGCGTGGTCCTCGGGATCGCGGTCGCCGTCGGCGTCGCACTGCACCGCCTCGCCCGGACGCGGATCGTCTGCACGGAGGAGGAGAGCGGGCTCCACCGGGTGCGGGCTCGCGGCCAGTTGACATTCCTCGCTGTCCCCCGGCTGAGCCGGACGCTGGGACACATCCCTCAAGGAGCGCATGTGGTGGTGGAGTTGGACGGTTCCTTCATGGATCACGCCGCGTACGAGACGCTGCAGCACTGGCAGGAGGCGCACACCGCCCACGGCGGCCGCGTCGAGGTGACCGGGCGCGCCGGGGGCCGGATCGCCGAGCCCGCGTCCGCCACACAGGGCTGCTGCCGCCCCTGGACGCCGTGGCGCAACCACCACTGCGACGACCACCACCCCAGGCAGCGGCCCGCGAGCCGTCAACTGGCCAGCGGTGTGAGCTCGTTCCAGCGCAATACCGCCCCGCTCGTACGGGAAGAACTGGCGCGCCTCGCCCGCGAGGGCCAGCAGCCCTCCCAGCTCTTCCTCACCTGCGCCGACTCCCGCGTGGTCACCAGCATGATCACCTCCAGCGGCCCGGGCGATCTCTTCACCGTACGGAACGTGGGAAACCTGGTGCCGCTGCCCGGCGAGGAGGCCGCGGACGACTCCGTCGCGGCCGCCATCGAGTACGCGGTGGACGTCCTGCGGGTCGACTCGATCACCGTCTGCGGGCACTCGGGATGCGGTGCGATGCAGGCGCTGCTCAACGCGAGCCCGGACGCCCCGATGACCCCGCTGCGGCGCTGGCTGCGGCACGGGCTGCCCAGCCTGCAGCGGATGCGCAGCCGCCACCACTCCTGGGCGCGGATCTCCGGGCGGCTCCCCGCCGATGCCGTCGAGCAGCTCTGCCTGACCAACGTCGTACAGCAGCTGGAGCATCTGCGGGCCCACGAGTCCGTGGCCAGGCGGCTGGCCGAGGGCACGCTCGAGCTGCACGGCATGTACTTCCACGTGGCCGAGGCCCAGGCGTATCTGCTCACCGACGCACACGTTTCCGAGCCGGAAGGGATCTTCGCTCAGGTTGCTCCCGCATAG
- the acs gene encoding acetate--CoA ligase produces MSNESLANLLKEERRFAPPAELAANANVTAEAYEQAKTDRLGFWAEQARRLSWATEPTETLDWSNPPFAKWFADGKLNVAYNCVDRHVEAGNGDRVAIHFEGEPGDSRAITYAELKDEVSRAANALTELGVTKGDRVAVYLPMIPEAVISMLACARIGAAHSVVFGGFSADAIAKRIEDADAKVVITSDGGYRRGKPSALKPAVDEALTRVSVEKVLVVQRTKQDVAWTEGRDVWWHDVVAKQSAEHTPEAFDAEQPLFILYTSGTTGKPKGILHTSGGYLTQASYTHHAVFDLKPETDVYWCTADIGWVTGHSYITYGPLSNGATQVIYEGTPDTPHQGRFWEIVQKYGVTILYTAPTAIRTFMKWGDDIPAKFDLSSLRVLGSVGEPINPEAWIWYREHIGAGITPIVDTWWQTETGAMMISPLPGVTATKPGSAQRALPGISATVVDDEANEVPDGGGGYLVLTEPWPSMLRTIWGDDQRFIDTYWSRFEGKYFAGDGAKKDDDGDIWLLGRVDDVMLVSGHNISTTEVESALVSHPAVAEAAVVGATDETTGQAIVAFVILRGTANADDENLVADLRNHVGTVLGPIAKPKRVLPVAELPKTRSGKIMRRLLRDVAENRAVGDVTTLADSSVMDLIQNKLPSAGSED; encoded by the coding sequence GTGAGCAACGAGAGCTTGGCCAACCTGCTCAAGGAGGAGCGTCGCTTCGCGCCGCCCGCCGAGCTGGCCGCGAACGCCAACGTCACGGCGGAGGCGTACGAACAGGCGAAGACGGACCGCCTCGGCTTCTGGGCCGAGCAGGCACGGCGGCTCAGCTGGGCGACCGAGCCCACCGAGACGCTCGACTGGTCCAACCCGCCGTTCGCCAAGTGGTTCGCGGACGGCAAGCTCAACGTCGCCTACAACTGCGTCGACCGGCACGTCGAGGCCGGCAACGGCGACCGGGTCGCCATCCACTTCGAGGGCGAGCCCGGCGACAGCCGCGCCATCACCTACGCCGAGCTCAAGGACGAGGTGTCGCGCGCCGCGAACGCCCTCACCGAGCTCGGCGTCACCAAGGGCGACCGCGTCGCCGTGTACCTGCCGATGATCCCCGAAGCCGTCATCTCGATGCTCGCCTGCGCGCGCATCGGTGCCGCGCACTCGGTGGTCTTCGGCGGGTTCTCGGCCGACGCGATCGCCAAGCGCATCGAGGACGCCGACGCCAAGGTCGTCATCACCTCCGACGGCGGCTACCGGCGCGGCAAGCCCTCCGCGCTCAAGCCCGCCGTCGACGAGGCGCTGACCCGCGTATCGGTCGAGAAGGTCCTCGTCGTGCAGCGCACGAAGCAGGACGTCGCCTGGACCGAGGGCCGCGACGTGTGGTGGCACGACGTCGTCGCCAAGCAGTCCGCCGAGCACACCCCCGAGGCCTTCGACGCGGAGCAGCCGCTCTTCATCCTCTACACCTCGGGCACGACGGGTAAGCCGAAGGGCATCCTGCACACCTCGGGCGGATACCTCACCCAGGCGTCGTACACCCACCACGCGGTCTTCGACCTCAAGCCGGAGACCGACGTCTACTGGTGCACCGCCGACATCGGCTGGGTCACCGGGCACTCCTACATCACCTACGGGCCGCTCTCGAACGGCGCCACGCAGGTCATCTACGAGGGCACCCCCGACACCCCGCACCAGGGGCGCTTCTGGGAGATCGTGCAGAAGTACGGCGTCACCATCCTCTACACGGCGCCGACCGCGATCCGCACCTTCATGAAGTGGGGAGACGACATCCCCGCCAAGTTCGACCTCTCCTCGCTGCGCGTCCTGGGCTCGGTCGGTGAACCGATCAACCCCGAGGCGTGGATCTGGTACCGGGAGCACATCGGCGCCGGCATCACCCCGATCGTCGACACCTGGTGGCAGACCGAGACCGGCGCGATGATGATCTCGCCGCTCCCCGGCGTCACCGCCACCAAGCCCGGCTCCGCCCAGCGCGCCCTGCCCGGCATCTCGGCCACCGTCGTCGACGACGAGGCCAACGAGGTCCCCGACGGCGGGGGCGGCTACCTCGTCCTCACCGAGCCGTGGCCCTCCATGCTCCGTACGATCTGGGGCGACGACCAGCGGTTCATCGACACCTACTGGTCGCGCTTCGAGGGCAAGTACTTCGCCGGCGACGGCGCGAAGAAGGACGACGACGGCGACATCTGGCTGCTCGGCCGGGTCGACGACGTCATGCTCGTCTCCGGCCACAACATCTCCACCACCGAGGTCGAGTCCGCGCTCGTCTCCCACCCCGCCGTCGCCGAAGCCGCCGTCGTCGGTGCGACCGACGAGACGACCGGCCAGGCCATCGTCGCCTTCGTCATCCTGCGCGGCACCGCCAACGCCGACGACGAGAACCTCGTCGCCGACCTCCGCAACCACGTCGGCACGGTCCTGGGCCCGATCGCCAAGCCCAAGCGCGTCCTGCCCGTCGCCGAGCTCCCCAAGACCCGCTCCGGCAAGATCATGCGCCGCCTCCTGCGCGACGTCGCCGAGAACCGGGCCGTGGGCGACGTCACCACCCTCGCCGACTCCTCCGTCATGGACCTCATCCAGAACAAGCTCCCGAGCGCGGGCAGCGAAGACTGA
- the nhaA gene encoding Na+/H+ antiporter NhaA, translating to MTAPAPSNNDGRKVLGRLSLPERTYVADALRAETVGGVLLLVAAVVAVIWANVWGGSYENVSDFHLGPGSLGLDLSIQHWAADGLLAVFFFVAGIELKRELVAGELRDPKAAVLPVVAAVCGMAVPAVVYVVVNTVGGGSMDGWAVPTATDIAFALAVLAVIGTSLPSALRAFLLTLAVVDDLFAILIIAVFFTSEINFAALGGAVVGLAVFYLLLRKGVRGWYVYVPLALVIWGLMYNSGVHATIAGVAMGLMLRCTKRDGEHHSPGEHIEHLVRPLSAGLAVPLFALFSAGVVVGGGVLGDVFTKPETLGVVLGLVVGKAVGIFGGTWLTARFTRAELNDDLAWPDVLAVASLAGIGFTVSLLIGELAFDGDELMTDEIKASVLVGSLIAAVVASVLLKARNRKYRALCEDEERDDDHDGIPDIYEQDKPEYHLRMAAIYEGKAAEHRRLAELAGAAGDKGERPA from the coding sequence ATGACCGCGCCCGCCCCCAGCAACAACGACGGCCGTAAGGTCCTCGGACGGCTCTCGCTCCCCGAGCGGACGTACGTCGCCGACGCCCTGCGCGCCGAGACCGTCGGCGGTGTGCTGCTGCTCGTCGCCGCCGTCGTCGCCGTCATCTGGGCCAACGTCTGGGGCGGCAGTTACGAGAACGTCAGCGACTTCCACCTCGGCCCCGGTTCCCTCGGCCTCGATCTCTCCATCCAGCACTGGGCGGCCGACGGTCTCCTGGCGGTCTTCTTCTTCGTCGCGGGCATCGAGCTCAAGCGCGAACTGGTCGCGGGCGAACTGCGCGACCCCAAGGCCGCCGTCCTGCCCGTCGTCGCCGCCGTCTGCGGCATGGCGGTGCCCGCCGTGGTGTACGTCGTCGTCAACACCGTCGGCGGCGGCTCCATGGACGGCTGGGCCGTGCCCACGGCCACCGACATCGCCTTCGCACTCGCCGTACTGGCGGTCATCGGGACCTCGCTGCCGTCCGCGCTCCGTGCCTTCCTGCTCACCCTCGCCGTCGTCGACGACCTCTTCGCGATCCTGATCATCGCGGTCTTCTTCACCAGCGAGATCAACTTCGCCGCGCTCGGCGGCGCAGTCGTCGGCCTCGCCGTCTTCTATCTGCTGCTACGCAAGGGCGTACGCGGCTGGTACGTGTACGTCCCCCTGGCCCTGGTCATCTGGGGGCTGATGTACAACAGCGGCGTCCACGCCACCATCGCCGGTGTCGCCATGGGCCTGATGCTCCGCTGCACCAAGCGCGACGGGGAGCACCACTCCCCCGGCGAGCACATCGAGCACCTCGTACGACCGCTCTCCGCCGGGCTCGCGGTGCCGCTGTTCGCGCTGTTCTCCGCCGGAGTCGTCGTCGGCGGCGGGGTCCTCGGCGATGTCTTCACCAAGCCCGAGACCCTCGGTGTCGTCCTCGGGCTGGTCGTCGGCAAGGCCGTCGGCATCTTCGGCGGCACCTGGCTCACCGCCCGCTTCACCCGGGCCGAACTCAACGACGACCTGGCCTGGCCCGACGTACTCGCGGTCGCCTCGCTCGCCGGGATCGGCTTCACCGTCTCGCTGCTCATCGGCGAGCTCGCCTTCGACGGCGACGAGCTGATGACCGATGAGATCAAGGCATCTGTGCTGGTCGGATCGCTGATCGCGGCCGTCGTGGCCTCCGTTCTCCTCAAGGCCCGCAACCGCAAGTACCGCGCGCTCTGCGAGGACGAGGAGCGCGACGACGACCACGACGGCATCCCCGACATCTACGAGCAGGACAAACCCGAGTACCACCTGCGCATGGCCGCGATCTACGAGGGGAAGGCGGCCGAGCACCGGCGTCTCGCCGAACTGGCGGGGGCGGCGGGCGACAAGGGCGAGCGTCCGGCATGA
- a CDS encoding phage holin family protein, which produces MSEPGSTAGTTDRSLGQLVASATAEMSALVHDEIALAKAQLRQDVKRGGMGAGAIAAAIGVLIFSLPMLSFALAYGFRTWTHWNMAICFVLSFAVNVLVAGLLGLIGWIFIKKAQKGKGPQKVAASVKETTAVLQGVKPHPRPEAALDKVLDKSAIEAAVNTPSN; this is translated from the coding sequence ATGAGCGAGCCTGGCAGCACCGCCGGCACCACCGACCGCAGCCTCGGTCAGCTGGTCGCCTCGGCGACGGCCGAGATGTCAGCGCTCGTACACGACGAAATCGCCCTGGCCAAGGCGCAGCTGCGGCAGGACGTCAAGCGCGGCGGGATGGGCGCCGGTGCGATCGCGGCGGCCATCGGGGTGCTGATCTTCTCGCTGCCGATGCTGAGCTTCGCCCTCGCGTACGGATTCCGTACGTGGACCCACTGGAACATGGCGATCTGCTTCGTCCTGTCCTTCGCCGTGAACGTGCTCGTGGCCGGGCTGCTCGGCCTGATCGGCTGGATCTTCATCAAGAAGGCCCAGAAGGGCAAGGGCCCGCAGAAGGTCGCCGCCTCGGTCAAGGAGACGACGGCCGTACTGCAGGGCGTCAAGCCGCACCCGCGTCCCGAAGCGGCGCTGGACAAGGTCCTCGACAAGTCGGCCATCGAGGCGGCGGTCAACACTCCGTCGAATTAA
- a CDS encoding alpha/beta fold hydrolase, producing MTASAESGSVVRLDGPWTHRDVAANGARFHIAEAGDGPLVLLLHGFPQFWWTWRHQLPALADAGFRAVAMDLRGVGGSDRTPRGYDPANLALDITGVIRSLGEPDAALVGHDLGGYLAWTAAVMRPKLVRRLAVSSMPHPRRWRSAMLSDFSQSRSGSYVWGFQRPWLPERQLVADDAALVGRLMREWSGPTPPEEEAVDRYRRAMTIPSTAHCSVEPYRWMVRSLARPDGIQFNRRMKRPVRVPTLHLHGSLDPVMRTRSAAGSGEYVEAPYRWRLFDGLGHFPHEEDPAAFTAELVNWLKDPEPDR from the coding sequence ATGACCGCCTCCGCAGAATCGGGTTCCGTCGTACGCCTCGACGGCCCCTGGACCCACCGCGATGTCGCCGCCAACGGTGCGCGCTTCCATATCGCCGAGGCCGGTGACGGCCCGCTGGTGCTCCTGCTGCACGGCTTCCCGCAGTTCTGGTGGACCTGGCGGCACCAGCTGCCCGCGCTCGCCGACGCCGGATTCCGGGCGGTCGCCATGGACTTGCGCGGGGTGGGCGGCAGCGACCGTACGCCGCGCGGTTACGACCCCGCCAACCTCGCCCTCGACATCACCGGCGTGATCCGCTCCCTCGGCGAGCCGGACGCGGCGCTCGTCGGGCACGATCTGGGCGGCTATCTGGCGTGGACGGCGGCCGTGATGCGGCCCAAGCTCGTCCGCCGCCTCGCCGTCTCCTCCATGCCGCATCCGCGCCGCTGGCGCTCGGCGATGCTCTCGGACTTCTCGCAGTCGCGGTCGGGTTCGTACGTGTGGGGCTTCCAGCGGCCGTGGCTGCCGGAGCGTCAACTGGTCGCGGACGACGCCGCGTTGGTGGGGCGGCTGATGCGGGAGTGGTCGGGTCCCACGCCTCCCGAGGAGGAGGCCGTGGACAGGTACCGGCGTGCGATGACGATCCCCTCCACGGCGCACTGCTCGGTGGAGCCCTACCGCTGGATGGTGCGCTCGCTGGCGCGGCCGGACGGGATCCAGTTCAACCGGCGCATGAAGCGGCCCGTACGCGTACCGACGCTGCATCTGCACGGATCGCTGGACCCGGTGATGCGCACGCGGAGTGCGGCGGGGTCAGGGGAATACGTCGAAGCGCCGTACCGCTGGCGGCTGTTCGACGGTCTGGGGCACTTCCCTCATGAGGAGGATCCGGCCGCTTTCACCGCTGAGCTGGTCAACTGGCTGAAGGACCCTGAGCCCGACCGGTAG